The Triticum aestivum cultivar Chinese Spring chromosome 3A, IWGSC CS RefSeq v2.1, whole genome shotgun sequence genome includes a region encoding these proteins:
- the LOC123057807 gene encoding uncharacterized protein has product MAEDAIALNGLNGDHHRQFHRSVIPILMYEREGKNPNNPIAVISGIVTVSGGGFCHIIAYKGLLFPNEAHKYRYEIVFPNDMRVDLEHLGMERHGFLAGFYCRVPAGTVDAVHFGIQTTRNQKLKMYGYQVDDVSGRLQNDLTDGRVTHVEKQDQKLGHDCTPSIFSRSGSPVFNQQRQLVGISYKDIGVTKALDVGYITATLPKFCGGDNMPMSDVLERIRLLGEQKFAPPEDMEPSPSP; this is encoded by the exons ATGGCTGAG GATGCTATTGCGCTGAATGGACTAAATGGTGACCATCATAGGCAGTTTCATAGGTCCGTGATACCGATTCTTATGTATGAAAGGGAAGGTAAAAATCCAAATAATCCAATTGCTGTTATTTCGGGCATAGTCACGGTCTCTGGTGGAGGGTTTTGCCACATAATAGCATACAAGGGGTTACTTTTCCCCAATGAGGCACACAAGTACAGATATGAAATTGTTTTTCCCAATGATATGAGGGTAGACCTTGAACACCTCGGCATGGAAAGACATGGCTTTTTGGCTGGTTTCTACTGTCGTGTTCCTGCTGGAACTGTAGATGCTGTCCACTTTGGTATTCAAACTACGAGGAACCAAAAACTTAAGATGTATGGATATCAGGTCGATGATGTATCAGGGCGATTACAAAATGATCTAACTGACGGCCGTGTGAC TCATGTAGAGAAACAAGATCAAAAATTGGGACATGATTGTACACCTTCCATTTTTTCTCGAAGTGGATCACCTGTTTTCAATCAGCAAAGGCAACTTGTTGGTATATCTTATAAGGATATTGGTGTAACTAAGGCCTTGGATGTTGGGTATATAACTGCTACCCTTCCAAAATTTTGTGGAGGGGATAACATG CCTATGTCAGATGTCTTAGAACGTATTAGACTTCTTGGTGAACAAAAATTTGCTCCACCTGAGGATATGGAGCCTTCTCCTTCACCCTGA